From a region of the Ovis aries strain OAR_USU_Benz2616 breed Rambouillet chromosome 2, ARS-UI_Ramb_v3.0, whole genome shotgun sequence genome:
- the LOC105605928 gene encoding LOW QUALITY PROTEIN: liprin-alpha-1-like (The sequence of the model RefSeq protein was modified relative to this genomic sequence to represent the inferred CDS: deleted 1 base in 1 codon) — translation MARLPPLWSQPACRQDRVGASGADAVGLQAGERQSSIEERERQIEAQLEEKSEELPWVPVGQSRDWAGLALPFSAAPVSAVECACVALSADPGTQPREQGQMWSPARQREKMNEEHNEHSSDTVDKLLSESNERLQLHLKERMAALEDKTSLQNGGLGTPEDGAPRLPGASVQPLKDQDRERGQQASVLANVAQVFENDEGVSDGEGDGVTLFSTPALLSPSGQADAKTPAGGRIQEQLDKINEEIWLIQEKKENTDQWAERIESRVGRGSLSNLRCFKSLNSLNLNPASSHASSCPPSRGCSKSRMRRHSLAREVDKLGFMTGTCLPPPCREEVEDDETTIKGETLTSASLRSLQLDRLDTGSLRTASNEDIRDARNSIGSQDGPGGNPSNSNSSPDSLQKAPKKKGIKSSIGHLFGKKKKGQPGHTSKEALGPVAGRIFTASAT, via the exons ATGGCCCGCTTGCCGCCCCTGTGGTCACAGCCCGCGTGCCGTCAGGACAGGGTCGGTGCGAGCGGAGCTGATGCTGTTGGCCTACAGGCGGGAGAGAGACAGAGCAGCATCGAGGAGAGGGAGCGCCAGATAGAGGCCCAACTGGAGGAGAAGAGCGAGGAGCTGCCTTGGGTGCCTGTGGGCCAGAGCCGCGACTGGGCGGGGCTGGCGCTGCCTTTCTCCGCTGCTCCAGTCTCTGCCGTGGAGTGTGCATGTGTGGCCCTGTCTGCTGATCCAGGCACCCAACCTCGGGAGCAGGGCCAGATGTGGTCGCCC gcaaggcaaagagaaaaaatgaatgaagaacaCAATGAACACTCATCAGATACCGTGGATAAGCTTCTGTCTGAATCAAATGAGAGGCTTCAGCTTCATCTGAAGGAGAGAATGGCTGCTCTGGAGGATAAG ACCAGCCTGCAAAACGGAGGGCTGGGAACCCCCGAGGACGGCGCTCCTcggctgccgggagccagc GTGCAACCCCTGAAAGATCAGGACCGGGAGCGCGGGCAGCAAGCCAGCGTGCTGGCCAACGTGGCCCAGGTGTTCGAGAATGACGAGGGCGTGTCTGACGGCGAGGGCGACGGGGTCACCCTCTTCAGCACGCCCGCTCTGCTGTCGCCCAGTGGGCAGGCCGATGCCAAGACTCCGGCCGGG GGGAGGATTCAGGAGCAGCTGGACAAGATCAATGAAGAGATCTG gtTGATCCAAGAAAAGAAGGAGAACACGGATCAGTGGGCTGAGAGGATTGAGAgcagggtgggcagggggagCTTAAGCAACCTTCGGTGCTTTAAATCCTTGAACTCCCTCAACCTGAATCCCGCCTCCTCGCATGCCAGCTCCTGCCCGCCCAGCAGAGGGTGCTCCAAGTCCCGAATGAGGCGGCACAGCCTTGCGCGGGAAGTAGACAAGCTAGGCTTCATGACTGGTACGtgtctgcctcctccctgccGT GAAGAGGTAGAAGATGATGAGACCACCATCAAAGGTGAAACCCTGACCTCCGCCTCGCTGCGGTCCCTTCAGCTGGACCGGCTGGACACGGGGTCGCTGCGCACAGCCAGCAACGAGGACATCAGGGACGCCCGCAA CTCGATAGGCTCTCAGGACGGCCCCGGGGGCAACCCCAGCAACAGCAATAGCAGCCCGGACTCGCTGCAGAAAGCCCCAAAGAAGAAGGGCATCAAGTCCTCCATCGGTCATTTgtttggcaaaaagaaaaagggcCAGCCTGGACACACCAGCAAGGAGGCGTTAGGACCAG tggcaggcaggatctttaccgctagcgccacctag